DNA sequence from the Coregonus clupeaformis isolate EN_2021a chromosome 30, ASM2061545v1, whole genome shotgun sequence genome:
GCATAAGAGCACATGGTATATCCTGATAAATAACACACTAAGGCTAAGGGATGTTCTTAGGCACGATGTGTAATTACTTTGAATATCACAGTGTCCTTAGAGATATCTCCGGGTCAGTAAACAAGATCATCCAAAACCGCAAGGGAGTTACATCTCCTAGCGGCATATCAATAAGCTCTTATAACTGTTATGAAATAGCCTTGGTGATTGGTGATTAGCAAATCACCAAAAAGCTTATCATTATAAAATGAAGACAAAGTATCATTATTAGCATTATAAGAATCAATATTGTTCGGCGTATTTAGGGATAGATTCTTGTTGGGAGTAAATAATACCGGTTCTGTCTGTCCATATCTTAGAGGTCATCAGCCAAAACTTCCATCATTCTCTTCATctgtgagaaagagagaacaagagagagagagaaagagagagagggagagagaacaagaaTGAGAGCTGATGgagatgtactgtatatgtattaGTATGGCTGTGTAGAATGTGTAGCTGTCTCCATTCCTCTAAGTAGGAGTGGTaaggtctatgtgtgtgtgtgtgtgtgtgcgtgcgtgcgtgcgtgcatgtttgCATGCGTGTGTCGGGAAGCACTCGTCACCTCTGGCCATGTGACAACACCAGATAGCCTCCCTCTCTCAGTCACAAACAGGCTCTCGCCACACAGCATGCTGAGGACGCCATGAGCCTGACACAAGGGAGAGAGAATAATTCACTGACAGAGCATGTAATCCAGGGACTCCAAAGGACAGATGAAACTGACACAAGTCCAGCTGAGACTGAGGCTGGCCCTATATTGACTCCATACACCTACAAAGATGTGTCCCTGACAAGTGAGTGTCTCCTCAAACTCCTCACCTCCTGGACAGTTGTATCAGGGGAGAGCTGGACAGAAACAGGCTGAATAGAACACATATCCACCAACTGTTTCTTCAATCCCTGAAAAATAAAGTAATGGTATGTCATGTTTAAAAACAGAATGAGACATCTTGTCAATTTCAAAACACCTAATAAGAGTGATACTCGCGTAGAGTGATACTCGCGTAAGGTCACTGACCTTATTGTGGTTGTGGCATAGAAACGTCTGCAGGTCCGATCTGTTAATTGAACCTAGCAGAATCCGCGAGCCTTTAAACCAAGAGCGAAGCAGGGGACAGGGACGGACACAATTAGCTCAAGTGTTATTAACTGCAGTATTGTGTTGCTATGAGAAACACAACACTCTTTCAAATGAATACATACATATGCCTCCAACTTATTTCATTGCTGTCATAAGTCTCATCTGACCTGATGGACCTTTTCACACTTATTTCTTGATTCCCCATCTCCTATCACAGCACTGTCATATCAAACTGAGACAGTAAAATCTTTTACATAGTTCATAATTTCTATATCATGCCCATAGCAACATGCTGACTGCCAGTTGACGTATAAGTGACAGTTGGGTTGCCATTAACTATTGTGGCATATTGTCACAGGAACCACAACTGTATGTAGGACAAAAAAACATTCAAACTAAGTTTAATTGAATGTTGTAAGTCTGTCACAGAAAACAAGGCAAGGGAGGGCAGCTGTTGTTTTGCCATCATAATCCCGCATGCGGCAAACCGCTGTTCTACCACCATCAGTTGGACAGAGGCTTGCCGCTATGCTAATTATCTCTACTAGTTTTTGAAGTGGGTACACTCACCCAGTGTGTCGACCACAGGGATCTGTGTCTGGCTGCATGTGTTGAGAACCTGCTGAACCTCCGTTGGCCCAGCTGCCCTCTCCAGCACTGGACCTCCAGGACCCAGTACCTTCCCTATTGGGACAGAGGAGAGCCTGGGGGGAAACAGAAGATCTCTCATGTCAATAACTGGGGTATTTAGTTTGATTCACTTATGAAATGCAGCTGTAATCCAATTATTTAAGGAGGAGACATTAACATGTGTCGGTAGCTGTAAAAATGTTTGAGCTGTTTGAAAATGTGTGTCTCTTTGATCAAATCTTTGGTTTTCGCATACACTTTCTTAAGCGCTTGCTGTTGCTACCTAGCTAAAACATTTTGTTCTCAGAACGTTGTGTTAAAGTTTTTTTCTTCTTTGAATAACCAAAAGAAAACATTTAGGGAATGTTATGACTAGCTGGGTAATGTGTCCTGTGTGACTCACCTTGGGCAGACCTTGAGAAGGGAGGGTAAGTGCGGGAGCTTCTTGCTGATGGAGAGGGCATCGTAGAAGGATGGGCGCTGCCCAGAGCGTGCCAGGACATTGGCCACCAGTGTGGCGAGGAGGATGGGCACGGCGTGGGTGGACTGGCCGGTCAGCTCCAGAGCCAGGAGGGCAGGGGACAGCGTGTGTGTGACCGCCCCTGAGAACGCTGCTGCACCTTAGATAATACAGCATGGGCAATACAGTATAGCTCATTGCTATACTTTAAAGGATGGAACATTATTTCATCCATGTTTCTATCTCCATTTGAAAGATGTGCTGAACACCCCAAATTCTAAATTTAGATCAATCAAATGAGAACTTAGCCtaggtaccagtctgtttgtccTGTCTGGCCaatccttatggaattgtcatgccaaacatgttTGGAGTGACAACAGATAActgtaggagttggcaagagagaacACAAATAATTTCCCCTCTGAAATGATTGGTTCATCATTCTCTTTCCAGCTGCTAACCATGTAAATAAAGATACCATTGTTTATATTTATCCATTTCAAATGACATGTCTGTATACAATTAGTTTACCAGCCAGTGCATAGCCTCCAGGGTTGATTGGATTCCTATCTTGGTCTAAATAGACACCATTTAGGGACACATATGCCAATCCTTCCCCGACTAAACGTCCTATAGCAGCACCTGACCAACAGCAACAAATACAGGAACAATTGTTAACATCAAATGTAAATGAACACACATTATTTAGTATTGGGTGGCAATACACATCGGCAGTTTGGACACGTTTGGCCACATGATTTAGTTATTCTCccctagcctgagtgccagtctgtttgtgctatcattacATGGCTTGACAATggcagcaatggagttggcattAGCAAAAGagcacaaacatatctgggaTCAGGCTGATTCCCCCCACTTACCATAGATAAAGACAGGCATAAAGTAACCGGCTGGCAGGGGCAAGGTGCAAGCCAACACCAGCATCCACATCTACACAACAGAAACAATGAAAGACAGCGGAAGTCAAACATTCCGCTCAAATATTCAAGTATTCCCCTTACATTTCAACTGTCAGAATGACTGTAATTATTGTGATATTAATAAGTCATAGGAATCTGTATGGGTGTGAAAATCGCATTGAGAATCAGGTGAAATGTAACCATTTAAATGTGCTTTTCCACAATTTTTCCCCTCCACAAAAAAGCTTTTTCACACACAAATGTACTGATTCACAGTCCATGTAAAAAGCCAGAGTACTGCATAACGGTAAAATATAGGTATAGTGCCAACCCCAAAACCCGCCAGAGGGCGCAATTATTCCTTATGTCGTTTTCTCCTCTGCCGTTCCAATTTGATCTGCCCAGACGTGATACACTCACGACAAGCAGCCAAATAAAacatcctccattcaggctgcaaaggagTCAGTTTCCTCCTAAACTAGCTTTAATGCCGAGCAGCCCTAAAAAACCTGTGAAAATATGCAGACCCTTAAGTGAATGTTTTATGTGGCTGCTTGTTGCGGCGGGACACGAGTGTATAACCAGCTGGACAGAACAAGTTGGGACGCCAAAGGAAAAGTAAGGAATAACAGCGCCCTCTGGCGGACCTTGGGGCTGGTATATTGGTACTTCTGCTTTTGTTAACAGCATCTCTTGTCGATTCGAGATAAAGGTTTTACAAATGTTTTCACATTATTCATGTATAGATTCCTCTTTCAATTCTGTCCATTATTCTTTTCCTCCCATGTACCTTCATGAATAGGAAGAATCCCAGAGTGAGGTATGGATTCCCTGAAGGAATCCACTCTGACCAGGGAAACAAGTTTGGCTGCAACGCCACAGAGGCATTGTGGGATTGAGAGGTCCACTGCCTGCTGtccaggagggaagagaggagctgCTTAATGGTGAGCTGTGGTAGAAAAACAAAGAGCCTTCCTTTAGCAGGgttcacagaagaagaagaagaagaagaagaagaagaagaagaagaagaagaagaagaagaagaagaagaagaagaagaagaagaagaagaagaagaagaagaagaagaagaagaagaagaagaagaagaagaagaagaagaagaagaagaagaagaagaagaagaagaagaagaagaagaagaagaagcagcagCAGCTGGAGTCTGGGCTGTAGGAGCCTTCCAAAACCAATTATCCATTCAAAATAACAATCCTGTGACAATACTTTCAATGTCATGTCTTGCCAATGTTGTCTCATAAAAAATCCTCCTCACCTTGGAAGCCATATATTGACCAGCAGAAAGAGGGAAAGTCACAGATGCAAGAAGGAACACCACCATAGCGGAGTATAGGGCcttcctagagagagagagacatccaaACAGCATCTTATTATTTCATGGAATGGATCAACAGTTAGATCAACATCAAACTTATCATCAAGCGGTTATATGTTGTTGTGTAATATAAAATGGCTGATTCATATAAAAATCTACAATGGAGTGTTTCTAAACACAGGTTGCTCACTCAGTCGACAAGACTTTGATCAGGATTTTGTTTGTCTTTATGAACAGCAGTATCCAACGGTGACAGAATAGGTAGGCACAGCTACCTGCTCCGCACAGAAGCCTGTTGGAGAGATAAAGAAATACACAGTTAGAGCTGCAGGAGCATatgtatttacagtgagggaaaaataagtatttgatcccctgctgattttgtacatttgcccactgacaaagaaattatcagtctataatttcaatggtaggtttatttgaacagtgagagacagaataacaacaaaaaaatccagaaaaacgcatgtcaaaaatgttatgaattgatttgcattttaatgagggaaataagtatttgaccccctctcaatcagaaagatttctggctcccaggtgtcttttatacaggtaacgagctgagattaggagcacactcttaaagggagtgctcctaatctcagcttgttacctgtataaaagacacctgtccacagaagcaatcaatcaatcagattcc
Encoded proteins:
- the clcnk gene encoding chloride channel K, which translates into the protein MDSVQHIDSAKVNEGAKKDIELHNQRDKSIEEGQRLLILTDEQPWKPWQRSRSWVKECLVRVRCVMGSLMGMEWYCFAALGVLTAFLSFLMDLSVAKLLRAHQWLYSQLEGHCLLQFLCWTLYPVSLSALSTSFSQSICPFSAGSGVPEVRTILSGVDMPHYLSLTNLFAKYVGLICTLAAGSTVFLGKVGPFVHLSTMVGAYLNRLCTVLRGEKEERTEGAMLVVAAAVGVASCFGAPISGVLFSVEVMCSHFALKDYCPCFFASACGALTFHLLSMWSGEQETLQALFQTSFSDDLPFYPLEIPVFAVLGLLCGAGSCAYLFCHRWILLFIKTNKILIKVLSTEKALYSAMVVFLLASVTFPLSAGQYMASKLTIKQLLSSLLDSRQWTSQSHNASVALQPNLFPWSEWIPSGNPYLTLGFFLFMKMWMLVLACTLPLPAGYFMPVFIYGAAIGRLVGEGLAYVSLNGVYLDQDRNPINPGGYALAGAAAFSGAVTHTLSPALLALELTGQSTHAVPILLATLVANVLARSGQRPSFYDALSISKKLPHLPSLLKVCPRLSSVPIGKVLGPGGPVLERAAGPTEVQQVLNTCSQTQIPVVDTLGSRILLGSINRSDLQTFLCHNHNKGLKKQLVDMCSIQPVSVQLSPDTTVQEAHGVLSMLCGESLFVTERGRLSGVVTWPEMKRMMEVLADDL